A stretch of DNA from Deinococcus malanensis:
TGGTTTCTGTGCAGCTGGTTGCCAGGAGCGCTCAACATGGAGAATCGGATATTTGCCTGTTCGGGAAAAGGTACCTGGAGTCAACCCCTCAGCTTTCTCGGGTGGCGAAGGCCAGGAGGCCTTCGCCACGCAGTCAGGCGCCCTGGAGATCCACTCCGGGTCCTTGTTCGGGTGACGTGTCCCTGCGTAGGGATGGCAAGGTGGTTAGGCTGGATCCTTCCGATGTACACAGCGCTTGAGGACAGGTGCGGCCCACCAGGCAAGCTGAAACCCCGTATCAGGCCGACTGCCCCAACTTGGATACCCCGCATAGCTCAGTACACCGGGAAGCCGGGGTAGATGTACCCGGAACTCCAGTACGGCATGTACCCGAAGTGAGTGTAGGCCGGTTCCCAGGCTTCCGGCTCCTGCTCGAGGACGAGTTCCGGGTCATACACCGGGGCGGCCGCCACCTGGACCCGGGTCGGGTCAATGTGCACTTCGTCCGGCGTTACCTGGCGCACAGCGTCCACCGGGACGTAGAACGACTGGCCCCCCCAACCAAGGAAGCCCCCGGCATGGATTTGCAGGATGCGGACTTTCTTCTCGCCCTGGTCAATGAACAAGGCTTCGACATGACCGACGTCTTCACCATTCCGGTCGATGACTTTACGCCCGCGAATGTCCGGTTCAGAAGTGGAAATGCTCAGGTAGGTATCTTTCAGACGTTCAAGGGTATGTTCAGGAAACTTCTGTGTCATGGTCTGCTCCTTGACTGAATCGCACGAATGCAAAGAAGGCCAGGGTGCCAGAGTAGCCGCATCGACTTTAACGGTCTGGACAGGAACCCTGAGGGAAGTCAGGGACGGATCCAGCTGCTCCTGCTGAGCGCTGATCCGAGGGTGAGATGCCGTTCAGACCGTCACCCCAACGGTAGGACGGTTGGCTGAACCCTGGCTGTATCCCAGTTGAAGTTATTCGTGGGCCGTGGGTCCGGGATCCGTTCCTGGACTTCCCCTGATGGAGAGTCGCCGGGTTCTTTCTCCCGGTCTGCAAGGTCGATAACGGAGAGGACGCGGT
This window harbors:
- a CDS encoding PRC-barrel domain-containing protein, encoding MTQKFPEHTLERLKDTYLSISTSEPDIRGRKVIDRNGEDVGHVEALFIDQGEKKVRILQIHAGGFLGWGGQSFYVPVDAVRQVTPDEVHIDPTRVQVAAAPVYDPELVLEQEPEAWEPAYTHFGYMPYWSSGYIYPGFPVY